In the Leptotrichia sp. oral taxon 847 genome, one interval contains:
- a CDS encoding toxin-antitoxin system YwqK family antitoxin, protein MLKFKKSILILLSFLVVGSFSFAAYSTNIRAKRTSEYTSQSSRAMSSYYGTISNINVSDNTATIRETGQPFTGNYIEYNEIGAIKAIRPYKNGILDGAMYLYFDNGNLLKVTNYTNGNKNGEEIEFYGNGYSKTIRTYKNGSLNGMAYDFDEFGRPAGSVEYINNSKNGKEIKVSNGVIISESNYQYGRLNGPVTSYYSNGTVRMTGSYASNLRNGQWTWNYENGSKRLIESYNNGMVYQVVGYNRNGSVEREIKLSNGSGNFVQYHSNGKVKAKGTLRNYKPYGNWSFYNNQGYVTDTQGFY, encoded by the coding sequence ATGCTAAAGTTTAAAAAATCAATATTAATTTTGCTTTCATTTTTAGTAGTAGGCAGTTTTTCATTTGCCGCCTACAGCACAAATATCAGAGCTAAAAGGACTAGTGAGTATACAAGCCAATCTTCAAGAGCGATGTCTTCATATTATGGAACAATTTCAAATATAAATGTTTCTGACAACACCGCTACAATAAGAGAAACAGGTCAACCTTTTACAGGAAATTACATTGAATACAATGAAATTGGAGCAATTAAAGCCATCAGACCTTATAAAAATGGAATTTTAGACGGTGCAATGTACTTATACTTTGATAACGGAAATTTATTAAAAGTTACAAATTATACGAACGGCAATAAAAATGGTGAAGAAATCGAATTTTATGGAAATGGATACTCAAAAACAATAAGAACTTACAAAAATGGTTCTCTAAATGGTATGGCTTACGATTTTGACGAGTTTGGAAGACCCGCAGGTTCAGTTGAATACATAAATAATTCAAAAAATGGAAAAGAAATAAAAGTTTCAAACGGTGTTATAATTTCTGAAAGTAACTATCAATACGGAAGATTGAACGGACCTGTCACTTCATATTATTCAAACGGGACTGTCCGTATGACAGGAAGTTATGCTTCCAATTTACGAAACGGTCAATGGACTTGGAACTATGAAAATGGTTCAAAAAGACTAATTGAAAGTTACAACAACGGGATGGTCTATCAAGTTGTTGGTTACAACAGAAACGGCTCAGTAGAGAGAGAAATAAAATTATCTAATGGAAGCGGAAATTTTGTCCAATATCACAGCAACGGAAAAGTAAAAGCAAAAGGTACATTAAGAAACTATAAACCTTATGGAAACTGGAGTTTCTATAACAACCAAGGTTACGTAACTGATACTCAAGGATTTTATTAA
- a CDS encoding cell division protein FtsZ: MNKDIMKTKIIGIGGMGINFVNYMIKEKIKKVEYITIDTNFKNSESSLANQKIFLDTKIINCTREQAERIAFQCYDQFYNLLKGTKILFLISGVGGATGSGITPVILEVAKKLQIFTITIVARPFFLEGFDVMKTANNGMKKIDSLTDSLIIIPNEKLYNYVDKKEPLNSAYWQANMLIKEGIESIVSILTEVGLMNIDLLDVRAVLDGSRDTIIRVGEGFGETAVKSILSQIEKKNLFEGQIQDAKRVLISFITGNEAPLSDIQEIIQGVTDIIKDKNIKLIWGIIINPSYEFNKKIKTVIISSEQ, translated from the coding sequence ATGAATAAGGATATTATGAAAACCAAAATCATTGGAATTGGCGGAATGGGAATAAATTTTGTTAATTATATGATAAAAGAAAAAATTAAAAAAGTTGAATATATAACGATCGACACCAATTTTAAAAATTCTGAATCAAGTTTAGCTAATCAAAAAATTTTTTTGGATACGAAAATTATCAATTGTACAAGAGAGCAGGCGGAAAGAATAGCATTTCAATGTTATGATCAATTTTATAACCTTTTGAAAGGAACAAAAATTTTATTTTTAATTTCAGGGGTTGGTGGAGCGACTGGAAGTGGGATTACACCTGTTATTTTGGAAGTGGCTAAAAAGCTTCAAATATTTACGATAACAATTGTGGCAAGACCATTTTTTCTAGAAGGCTTTGATGTGATGAAAACTGCTAATAATGGAATGAAAAAAATAGACAGTCTGACGGATAGTTTGATTATTATTCCAAATGAAAAACTGTATAATTATGTTGATAAAAAGGAGCCTTTAAACTCAGCTTATTGGCAAGCTAACATGCTTATAAAGGAGGGAATTGAAAGCATTGTGAGTATATTAACAGAAGTGGGTCTTATGAATATTGATTTACTTGATGTAAGGGCGGTGCTTGATGGCTCGCGAGATACGATTATTCGTGTGGGAGAGGGTTTTGGAGAAACAGCAGTAAAAAGTATTTTGTCGCAAATAGAGAAAAAAAATTTATTTGAAGGACAGATTCAAGATGCGAAAAGGGTTTTGATAAGTTTTATAACGGGAAATGAAGCACCTTTGTCAGATATACAAGAAATTATTCAGGGGGTAACTGATATTATAAAAGACAAAAATATTAAACTTATCTGGGGAATAATAATAAATCCTAGTTATGAATTTAATAAAAAAATAAAAACGGTTATAATTTCGAGTGAACAATAA
- a CDS encoding ATP phosphoribosyltransferase regulatory subunit, whose protein sequence is MIVIYHTGKMKKYINNMSKKNIVLLNLRKLYDSYGYKKISLPSFEEYDLYNENKDFILGNILTIMNPSGNLLALRPDITLSVAKKISKEKTLKYDKVYYQENIYTTSKYIGYNEKEQLGVELIGKETLFLNFEIVSLALKSLEIMSKKNMLVLSHAGFISSIFENLELEYEIKEKIFEYINNKNAHDIKVILENNKNISDEMKNLIYELPNLSGNMEEIGKKLSKYELNPKIVKILAELKNLYDLIIKFYNNKKIIFDFSIIKNLKYYNGIIMQGFIDKIPNAVLSGGRYDKLFEKFGVDTGAIGFAIVTDNLNEFYKNENQKDFDILLLYDESDFEKLAEIVDKLVKDGNRVRTQSIICKDCDFEIFNYDKKYIFENGELKIEI, encoded by the coding sequence GTGATAGTAATTTATCATACTGGAAAAATGAAAAAATATATTAACAATATGAGCAAAAAAAATATAGTTTTATTGAATTTACGAAAATTATATGATTCTTATGGTTATAAGAAAATTTCTCTTCCAAGTTTTGAAGAATACGATTTGTATAATGAAAACAAAGACTTTATTTTAGGAAATATACTTACAATTATGAATCCAAGTGGAAATTTATTGGCACTTAGACCTGACATTACTCTTTCAGTTGCAAAAAAAATCTCAAAAGAAAAGACTCTAAAATATGATAAAGTTTATTATCAGGAAAATATTTACACGACTTCAAAATATATTGGATATAACGAAAAAGAACAGTTGGGAGTTGAACTTATCGGGAAAGAAACGTTGTTTTTGAATTTTGAAATTGTGAGCCTTGCACTAAAAAGTTTGGAAATTATGAGTAAAAAAAATATGCTTGTCCTGTCTCACGCTGGATTTATTTCTTCAATTTTTGAAAATTTGGAACTTGAGTATGAAATAAAGGAGAAAATCTTTGAGTATATTAACAATAAAAACGCTCATGATATAAAAGTAATTTTGGAAAACAATAAAAATATTTCAGATGAAATGAAAAATCTTATTTATGAATTGCCAAATTTATCAGGTAATATGGAAGAAATTGGGAAAAAATTATCCAAATATGAACTAAATCCTAAAATTGTGAAAATTTTAGCAGAACTAAAAAATTTGTATGATTTGATTATTAAATTTTATAACAATAAAAAAATTATTTTTGATTTTTCGATTATTAAAAATTTGAAATATTATAATGGGATTATTATGCAAGGGTTTATTGATAAAATTCCTAATGCTGTGCTAAGTGGTGGAAGATATGATAAATTGTTTGAAAAATTTGGAGTTGATACTGGAGCAATTGGATTTGCTATTGTCACTGATAATCTTAATGAATTTTATAAAAATGAAAATCAGAAAGACTTTGATATTTTGCTTTTGTATGATGAAAGTGATTTTGAAAAATTGGCTGAGATCGTCGATAAACTGGTAAAAGATGGCAACAGAGTGAGAACTCAAAGCATAATTTGTAAAGATTGTGATTTTGAGATTTTTAATTATGATAAAAAATATATTTTTGAGAATGGAGAATTGAAAATTGAAATATAA
- the hisG gene encoding ATP phosphoribosyltransferase: MLNIALPKGRLGNKVYELFESIGYDCDEIKSDNRKLIFENPDKKIRFLLVKPSDVAVYVEKGSADIGVVGKDILLEDNPDVYELLDLGFGKCKFGIAGPIDFKENFDRPLVVATKYFNVSKRYFDSINRDVELIKLNGSIEIAPILELSDVIVDIVETGTTLRENHLKVLNFIGDISARLIANKSSYRFNHDKIENIVKKIKDKIDK; encoded by the coding sequence ATGTTAAATATAGCACTTCCTAAAGGAAGACTTGGGAATAAAGTTTATGAATTATTTGAGAGTATTGGATATGACTGCGATGAAATAAAAAGCGACAACAGAAAATTAATTTTTGAAAATCCTGACAAAAAAATCAGATTTCTTTTGGTAAAGCCGTCAGATGTGGCGGTTTATGTGGAAAAGGGGAGCGCTGATATAGGGGTTGTCGGAAAGGACATTTTGCTGGAAGATAATCCAGATGTCTATGAACTTTTGGATTTGGGATTTGGAAAATGTAAATTTGGAATTGCTGGTCCTATTGATTTTAAAGAAAATTTTGACAGACCTCTGGTTGTTGCAACGAAATATTTTAATGTGTCGAAAAGGTATTTTGATTCAATTAATAGAGATGTGGAATTGATTAAATTAAATGGTTCAATTGAAATTGCGCCGATTTTGGAACTTTCTGATGTGATTGTCGACATTGTGGAAACTGGGACAACTTTGAGGGAGAATCATTTGAAAGTGTTGAATTTTATTGGAGATATAAGTGCGAGACTTATTGCGAATAAATCAAGTTACAGATTTAATCATGATAAAATAGAAAATATTGTGAAAAAAATAAAAGATAAAATAGATAAATAA